A window from Drosophila simulans strain w501 chromosome 4, Prin_Dsim_3.1, whole genome shotgun sequence encodes these proteins:
- the LOC6724716 gene encoding ephrin type-B receptor 1-B isoform X4 yields the protein MDLEMITSWILNWTRNTNNAIDIGKSASKGVQANYKIKLLENDPNKMKMVGCHPNDKDEVKYDGIKSKTSSVTILTSVQSDAIRTLKSAFYKEQAPISEQNRSQICSRMSLLSTILLIIISIHFKLARADQVVLLDTTREATLEWTRYPYGPQAQTPGWVEESFTDFVKGINWRSYVVCDVAYHNVNNWLWSPFIDRGSANRLYIEIQFTIRDCSLFPGNALSCKETFSLLFYEFDAATREPPPWQTDSYRLIARIAAGEGRFNQNSDVDINTEVKSIAVNKKGVYFAFRDQGACISVLAVKVYYITCPAVTENFAHFNETPTGREITIIEKQNGTCVENAEPYETPTYLCKGDGKWTILTGGCRCKAGYEPNYINKTCTECPLGTFKSPEVTKCTPCPPNSNASKTGSPFCKCVSGYYRHPNDGRHMPCYSPPPAPTNLTLLFVDQTSAIISWSAPAKNESLSSETQSKIYHSDIVYKIKCNMCSPNVVYNPSTDTFNETKITLTNLEPVTTYTVQIHAINSVSHINEFNRHSNESSLVAVNDIIFSNTSLLNIPLDLNEVKTGQAEIVFTTESVLLSTVFNLRILAITNKDADLEWDKPVQSDFPLEFYEVRWFPKVELDAINKSALNTKETKAHIVGLLENTEYGFQVRCKTINGFGSYSNMIYAQTLQSVGSVYDDSVQIRFIAGAIVTGVLFLVIFIIATVYFMRSKHQDELDKKSTNHLPLPLDYASNEVNSMDTTPIVKTLHLNVTTPLFGNSRSYVDPHTYEDPNQAIREFAREIDANYITIEAIIGGGEFGDVCRGRLKIPPNFVQDIDVAIKTLKPGSSEKARCDFLTEASIMGQFDHPNVIYLQGVVTRSNPVMIITEYMENGSLDTFLRVNDGKFQTLQLIVMLRGIASGMSYLSDMNYVHRDLAARNVLVNAQLICKIADFGLSREIENASDAYTTRGGKIPVRWTAPEAIAFRKFTSASDVWSYGVVLWEVMSYGERPYWNWSNQDVIKSIEKGYRLPAPMDCPEALYQLMLDCWQKQRTHRPTFASIVSTLDNLARQPQSLLTTRPSPESDGNHILDGQRGQNIFISTDLWLEHIKMSRYCQHFKEANLINAQQISRLTAQQLSDMGITLVGHQKKILHQARQLDTII from the exons ATGGATCTTGAAATGATAACA tcTTGGATTTTAAACTGGACCCGAAACACAAATAATGCTATCGACATTGGTAAATCCGCGTCAAAAGGCGTACAAgccaattataaaataaaactgctCGAAAACGATcccaacaaaatgaaaatggttgGGTGCCACCCAAATGACAAAGACGAGGTGAAATATGATGGTATTAAAAGCAAAACTTCTTCCGTAACCATTCTAACTTCCGTACAAAGTGATGCTATAAGAACCCTCAAGTCCGCGTTTTACAAAGAGCAAGCTCCGATTAGCGAGCAAAACAGATCTCAAATTTGTTCAAGAATGTCATTATTAAGCACAATACTGCttattataatttccattcACTTCAAATTGGCACGTGCAGATCAGG TTGTTCTATTGGATACAACTCGAGAAGCTACATTAGAGTGGACCAGGTATCCATATGGACCTCAAGCCCAAACACCAGGG tgGGTGGAGGAATCATTTACCGACTTCGTTAAGGGCATAAACTGGAGAAGCTATGTGGTTTGCGATGTGGCATATCACAACGTCAATAACTGGTTGTGGTCGCCGTTTATCGATCGTGGATCAGCAAACCGACTTTACATTGAGATTCAGTTCACAATACGCGATTGTTCTTTATTCCCAG gaaACGCCTTGTCATGCAAAGAAACATTTAGCTTACTTTTTTACGAGTTTGATGCGGCTACTCGAGAACCTCCTCCATGGCAAACAGACAGTTACAGGCTGATTGCTCGCATCGCGGCTGGCGAGGGGCGCTTCAATCAGAACTCTGATGTAGATATTAACACAGAGGTGAAAAGTATAGCCGTGAACAAAAAAGGCGTATATTTTGCTTTCAGAGATCAGGGCGCTTGTATTAGCGTTCTGGCAGTAAAAGTATATTATATTACGTGTCCTGCTGTTACCGAAAACTTTGCGCACTTTAACGAAACACCTACGGGAAGAGAAATTACTATAATTGAGAAACAAAATGGAACATGTGTCGAAAACGCAGAACCGTATGAGACGCCAACGTACTTATGTAAAGGTGATGGAAAATGGACAATTCTTACTGGTGGCTGTCGTTGCAAGGCTGGCTATGAGCCgaattacataaataaaacttgtACAG aATGTCCACTTGGGACATTTAAATCACCAGAGGTTACAAAATGTACTCCGTGTCCTCCCAATTCAAATGCTTCGAAAACTGGTTCACCTTTCTGTAAGTGTGTGTCTGGATACTATAGACATCCAAATGATGGTCGACATATGCCATGTTATAGTCCACCACCCGCGCCTACTAATCTCACGTTGTTGTTTGTTGATCAAACAAGTGCAATAATATCTTGGAGCGCACCGGCCAAAAATGAATCGCTCTCATCCGAAACTCAGTCTAAAATATACCACAGTGATATTGTGTACAAGATCAAGTGTAATATGTGCAGCCCAAATGTGGTATACAATCCCTCAACTGATACATttaacgaaacgaaaataacACTTACAAATCTGGAACCGGTAACGACATACACTGTGCAGATACACGCAATAAATAGCGTGTCTCATATTAACGAATTTAATAGGCACTCCAACGAGTCTTCCCTGGTGGCAGTCAATGacataatattttcaaatacatCTTTATTAAATATACCTTTGGATTTGAACGAAGTAAAGACCGGTCAAGCTGAAATCGTTTTTACAACTGAGTCGGTTTTGCTCTCgacagtttttaatttgcgtATATTGGCTATAACTAATAAGGATGCCGATCTAGAATGGGATAAACCTGTTCAAAGTGATTTTCCACTTGAATTTTATGAAGTTCGCTGGTTTCCAAAGGTCGAATTAGAtgctataaataaatcagCTTTGAACACAAAGGAAACCAAGGCACATATAGTAGGACTTTTAGAAAATACGGAGTATGGATTTCAAGTTCGTTGTAAAACGATTAATGGGTTTGGTTCTTATAGTAACATGATTTACGCCCAAACTCTTCAATCCGTTGGTTCAG TATATGACGATTCTGTGCAAATACGATTTATTGCTGGAGCCATCGTGACGGGAGTATTATTTCTAGTCATTTTTATTATAGCTACAGTATATTTCATGAGATCCAAGCATCAGGATGAACTTGATAAAAAATCTACTAATCATTTGCCATTACCACTTGACTACGCCAGCAACGAAG ttaattcTATGGATACTACTCCAATTGTTAAAACACTTCATTTAAACG TGACGACGCCTTTATTTGGAAATAGTAGAAGCTACGTAGATCCCCATACATATGAAGATCCTAATCAGGCTATAAGGGAATTTGCTCGAGAAATCGATGCAAACTACATTACAATAGAAGCTATTATCG GAGGTGGAGAATTTGGCGATGTATGTCGTGGTCGCTTAAAAATACCCCCAAACTTTGTACAGGACATTGATGTGGCAATAAAGACTTTAAAACCAG GATCTTCGGAAAAAGCGCGCTGTGATTTCTTGACAGAGGCTTCTATTATGGGACAGTTTGATCATCCAAACGTTATTTATCTACAGGGAGTAGTTACTCGGTCTAATCCAGTTATGATTATTACTGAGTACATGGAAAATGGCAGCTTAGACACATTTCTTCGGGTGAATGATGGAAAGTTTCAAACATTACAACTTATAGTTATGCTTCGGGGTATTGCCAGCGGGATGTCATATTTAAGTGATATGAATTATGTACACAGAGACTTGGCGGCACGTAATGTTCTTGTAAATGCccaattaatatgcaaaatcGCGGACTTCGGATTGTCacgtgaaattgaaaatgcaagtGATGCATACACGACTCGG ggCGGTAAAATTCCTGTACGTTGGACTGCGCCTGAAGCCATTGCTTTTAGAAAATTTACTTCAGCATCGGATGTTTGGTCGTATGGAGTAGTTCTATGGGAGGTCATGTCTTATGGCGAACGTCCATATTGGAACTGGTCAAATCAG GACGTAATAAAGAGTATTGAAAAGGGCTACCGTTTACCAGCTCCGATGGACTGTCCAGAAGCACTTTATCAGCTAATGTTGGATTGCTGGCAAAAGCAACGTACTCATCGCCCCACATTTGCAAGTATCGTTTCAACTCTTGACAATTTGGCACGACAACCACAGTCATTATTGACAACACGACCCTCACCAGAATCAGACGGTAATCATATTTTGGATGGACAGCGtggtcaaaatattttcataagcACCGACCTTTGGTTAGAGCACATTAAAATGTCTAGATACTGTCAACATTTTAAAGAGGCTAATTTAATAAATGCTCAACAG ATATCTAGGTTAACAGCTCAACAACTGTCGGACATGGGAATTACTTTAGTTGGACACCAAAAAAAGATTTTACATCAAGCCCGGCAACTCGACActataatataa
- the LOC6724716 gene encoding ephrin type-B receptor 1-B isoform X2 → MYGHMYSWILNWTRNTNNAIDIGKSASKGVQANYKIKLLENDPNKMKMVGCHPNDKDEVKYDGIKSKTSSVTILTSVQSDAIRTLKSAFYKEQAPISEQNRSQICSRMSLLSTILLIIISIHFKLARADQVVLLDTTREATLEWTRYPYGPQAQTPGWVEESFTDFVKGINWRSYVVCDVAYHNVNNWLWSPFIDRGSANRLYIEIQFTIRDCSLFPGNALSCKETFSLLFYEFDAATREPPPWQTDSYRLIARIAAGEGRFNQNSDVDINTEVKSIAVNKKGVYFAFRDQGACISVLAVKVYYITCPAVTENFAHFNETPTGREITIIEKQNGTCVENAEPYETPTYLCKGDGKWTILTGGCRCKAGYEPNYINKTCTECPLGTFKSPEVTKCTPCPPNSNASKTGSPFCKCVSGYYRHPNDGRHMPCYSPPPAPTNLTLLFVDQTSAIISWSAPAKNESLSSETQSKIYHSDIVYKIKCNMCSPNVVYNPSTDTFNETKITLTNLEPVTTYTVQIHAINSVSHINEFNRHSNESSLVAVNDIIFSNTSLLNIPLDLNEVKTGQAEIVFTTESVLLSTVFNLRILAITNKDADLEWDKPVQSDFPLEFYEVRWFPKVELDAINKSALNTKETKAHIVGLLENTEYGFQVRCKTINGFGSYSNMIYAQTLQSVGSVYDDSVQIRFIAGAIVTGVLFLVIFIIATVYFMRSKHQDELDKKSTNHLPLPLDYASNEDSYFPVSILVTTPLFGNSRSYVDPHTYEDPNQAIREFAREIDANYITIEAIIGGGEFGDVCRGRLKIPPNFVQDIDVAIKTLKPGSSEKARCDFLTEASIMGQFDHPNVIYLQGVVTRSNPVMIITEYMENGSLDTFLRVNDGKFQTLQLIVMLRGIASGMSYLSDMNYVHRDLAARNVLVNAQLICKIADFGLSREIENASDAYTTRGGKIPVRWTAPEAIAFRKFTSASDVWSYGVVLWEVMSYGERPYWNWSNQDVIKSIEKGYRLPAPMDCPEALYQLMLDCWQKQRTHRPTFASIVSTLDNLARQPQSLLTTRPSPESDGNHILDGQRGQNIFISTDLWLEHIKMSRYCQHFKEANLINAQQISRLTAQQLSDMGITLVGHQKKILHQARQLDTII, encoded by the exons aTGTATGgtcatatgtat tcTTGGATTTTAAACTGGACCCGAAACACAAATAATGCTATCGACATTGGTAAATCCGCGTCAAAAGGCGTACAAgccaattataaaataaaactgctCGAAAACGATcccaacaaaatgaaaatggttgGGTGCCACCCAAATGACAAAGACGAGGTGAAATATGATGGTATTAAAAGCAAAACTTCTTCCGTAACCATTCTAACTTCCGTACAAAGTGATGCTATAAGAACCCTCAAGTCCGCGTTTTACAAAGAGCAAGCTCCGATTAGCGAGCAAAACAGATCTCAAATTTGTTCAAGAATGTCATTATTAAGCACAATACTGCttattataatttccattcACTTCAAATTGGCACGTGCAGATCAGG TTGTTCTATTGGATACAACTCGAGAAGCTACATTAGAGTGGACCAGGTATCCATATGGACCTCAAGCCCAAACACCAGGG tgGGTGGAGGAATCATTTACCGACTTCGTTAAGGGCATAAACTGGAGAAGCTATGTGGTTTGCGATGTGGCATATCACAACGTCAATAACTGGTTGTGGTCGCCGTTTATCGATCGTGGATCAGCAAACCGACTTTACATTGAGATTCAGTTCACAATACGCGATTGTTCTTTATTCCCAG gaaACGCCTTGTCATGCAAAGAAACATTTAGCTTACTTTTTTACGAGTTTGATGCGGCTACTCGAGAACCTCCTCCATGGCAAACAGACAGTTACAGGCTGATTGCTCGCATCGCGGCTGGCGAGGGGCGCTTCAATCAGAACTCTGATGTAGATATTAACACAGAGGTGAAAAGTATAGCCGTGAACAAAAAAGGCGTATATTTTGCTTTCAGAGATCAGGGCGCTTGTATTAGCGTTCTGGCAGTAAAAGTATATTATATTACGTGTCCTGCTGTTACCGAAAACTTTGCGCACTTTAACGAAACACCTACGGGAAGAGAAATTACTATAATTGAGAAACAAAATGGAACATGTGTCGAAAACGCAGAACCGTATGAGACGCCAACGTACTTATGTAAAGGTGATGGAAAATGGACAATTCTTACTGGTGGCTGTCGTTGCAAGGCTGGCTATGAGCCgaattacataaataaaacttgtACAG aATGTCCACTTGGGACATTTAAATCACCAGAGGTTACAAAATGTACTCCGTGTCCTCCCAATTCAAATGCTTCGAAAACTGGTTCACCTTTCTGTAAGTGTGTGTCTGGATACTATAGACATCCAAATGATGGTCGACATATGCCATGTTATAGTCCACCACCCGCGCCTACTAATCTCACGTTGTTGTTTGTTGATCAAACAAGTGCAATAATATCTTGGAGCGCACCGGCCAAAAATGAATCGCTCTCATCCGAAACTCAGTCTAAAATATACCACAGTGATATTGTGTACAAGATCAAGTGTAATATGTGCAGCCCAAATGTGGTATACAATCCCTCAACTGATACATttaacgaaacgaaaataacACTTACAAATCTGGAACCGGTAACGACATACACTGTGCAGATACACGCAATAAATAGCGTGTCTCATATTAACGAATTTAATAGGCACTCCAACGAGTCTTCCCTGGTGGCAGTCAATGacataatattttcaaatacatCTTTATTAAATATACCTTTGGATTTGAACGAAGTAAAGACCGGTCAAGCTGAAATCGTTTTTACAACTGAGTCGGTTTTGCTCTCgacagtttttaatttgcgtATATTGGCTATAACTAATAAGGATGCCGATCTAGAATGGGATAAACCTGTTCAAAGTGATTTTCCACTTGAATTTTATGAAGTTCGCTGGTTTCCAAAGGTCGAATTAGAtgctataaataaatcagCTTTGAACACAAAGGAAACCAAGGCACATATAGTAGGACTTTTAGAAAATACGGAGTATGGATTTCAAGTTCGTTGTAAAACGATTAATGGGTTTGGTTCTTATAGTAACATGATTTACGCCCAAACTCTTCAATCCGTTGGTTCAG TATATGACGATTCTGTGCAAATACGATTTATTGCTGGAGCCATCGTGACGGGAGTATTATTTCTAGTCATTTTTATTATAGCTACAGTATATTTCATGAGATCCAAGCATCAGGATGAACTTGATAAAAAATCTACTAATCATTTGCCATTACCACTTGACTACGCCAGCAACGAAG ACTCTTATTTTCCGGTGTCCATTTTAGTGACGACGCCTTTATTTGGAAATAGTAGAAGCTACGTAGATCCCCATACATATGAAGATCCTAATCAGGCTATAAGGGAATTTGCTCGAGAAATCGATGCAAACTACATTACAATAGAAGCTATTATCG GAGGTGGAGAATTTGGCGATGTATGTCGTGGTCGCTTAAAAATACCCCCAAACTTTGTACAGGACATTGATGTGGCAATAAAGACTTTAAAACCAG GATCTTCGGAAAAAGCGCGCTGTGATTTCTTGACAGAGGCTTCTATTATGGGACAGTTTGATCATCCAAACGTTATTTATCTACAGGGAGTAGTTACTCGGTCTAATCCAGTTATGATTATTACTGAGTACATGGAAAATGGCAGCTTAGACACATTTCTTCGGGTGAATGATGGAAAGTTTCAAACATTACAACTTATAGTTATGCTTCGGGGTATTGCCAGCGGGATGTCATATTTAAGTGATATGAATTATGTACACAGAGACTTGGCGGCACGTAATGTTCTTGTAAATGCccaattaatatgcaaaatcGCGGACTTCGGATTGTCacgtgaaattgaaaatgcaagtGATGCATACACGACTCGG ggCGGTAAAATTCCTGTACGTTGGACTGCGCCTGAAGCCATTGCTTTTAGAAAATTTACTTCAGCATCGGATGTTTGGTCGTATGGAGTAGTTCTATGGGAGGTCATGTCTTATGGCGAACGTCCATATTGGAACTGGTCAAATCAG GACGTAATAAAGAGTATTGAAAAGGGCTACCGTTTACCAGCTCCGATGGACTGTCCAGAAGCACTTTATCAGCTAATGTTGGATTGCTGGCAAAAGCAACGTACTCATCGCCCCACATTTGCAAGTATCGTTTCAACTCTTGACAATTTGGCACGACAACCACAGTCATTATTGACAACACGACCCTCACCAGAATCAGACGGTAATCATATTTTGGATGGACAGCGtggtcaaaatattttcataagcACCGACCTTTGGTTAGAGCACATTAAAATGTCTAGATACTGTCAACATTTTAAAGAGGCTAATTTAATAAATGCTCAACAG ATATCTAGGTTAACAGCTCAACAACTGTCGGACATGGGAATTACTTTAGTTGGACACCAAAAAAAGATTTTACATCAAGCCCGGCAACTCGACActataatataa
- the LOC6724716 gene encoding ephrin type-B receptor 1-B isoform X1: MYGHMYSWILNWTRNTNNAIDIGKSASKGVQANYKIKLLENDPNKMKMVGCHPNDKDEVKYDGIKSKTSSVTILTSVQSDAIRTLKSAFYKEQAPISEQNRSQICSRMSLLSTILLIIISIHFKLARADQVVLLDTTREATLEWTRYPYGPQAQTPGWVEESFTDFVKGINWRSYVVCDVAYHNVNNWLWSPFIDRGSANRLYIEIQFTIRDCSLFPGNALSCKETFSLLFYEFDAATREPPPWQTDSYRLIARIAAGEGRFNQNSDVDINTEVKSIAVNKKGVYFAFRDQGACISVLAVKVYYITCPAVTENFAHFNETPTGREITIIEKQNGTCVENAEPYETPTYLCKGDGKWTILTGGCRCKAGYEPNYINKTCTECPLGTFKSPEVTKCTPCPPNSNASKTGSPFCKCVSGYYRHPNDGRHMPCYSPPPAPTNLTLLFVDQTSAIISWSAPAKNESLSSETQSKIYHSDIVYKIKCNMCSPNVVYNPSTDTFNETKITLTNLEPVTTYTVQIHAINSVSHINEFNRHSNESSLVAVNDIIFSNTSLLNIPLDLNEVKTGQAEIVFTTESVLLSTVFNLRILAITNKDADLEWDKPVQSDFPLEFYEVRWFPKVELDAINKSALNTKETKAHIVGLLENTEYGFQVRCKTINGFGSYSNMIYAQTLQSVGSVYDDSVQIRFIAGAIVTGVLFLVIFIIATVYFMRSKHQDELDKKSTNHLPLPLDYASNEVNSMDTTPIVKTLHLNVTTPLFGNSRSYVDPHTYEDPNQAIREFAREIDANYITIEAIIGGGEFGDVCRGRLKIPPNFVQDIDVAIKTLKPGSSEKARCDFLTEASIMGQFDHPNVIYLQGVVTRSNPVMIITEYMENGSLDTFLRVNDGKFQTLQLIVMLRGIASGMSYLSDMNYVHRDLAARNVLVNAQLICKIADFGLSREIENASDAYTTRGGKIPVRWTAPEAIAFRKFTSASDVWSYGVVLWEVMSYGERPYWNWSNQDVIKSIEKGYRLPAPMDCPEALYQLMLDCWQKQRTHRPTFASIVSTLDNLARQPQSLLTTRPSPESDGNHILDGQRGQNIFISTDLWLEHIKMSRYCQHFKEANLINAQQISRLTAQQLSDMGITLVGHQKKILHQARQLDTII, from the exons aTGTATGgtcatatgtat tcTTGGATTTTAAACTGGACCCGAAACACAAATAATGCTATCGACATTGGTAAATCCGCGTCAAAAGGCGTACAAgccaattataaaataaaactgctCGAAAACGATcccaacaaaatgaaaatggttgGGTGCCACCCAAATGACAAAGACGAGGTGAAATATGATGGTATTAAAAGCAAAACTTCTTCCGTAACCATTCTAACTTCCGTACAAAGTGATGCTATAAGAACCCTCAAGTCCGCGTTTTACAAAGAGCAAGCTCCGATTAGCGAGCAAAACAGATCTCAAATTTGTTCAAGAATGTCATTATTAAGCACAATACTGCttattataatttccattcACTTCAAATTGGCACGTGCAGATCAGG TTGTTCTATTGGATACAACTCGAGAAGCTACATTAGAGTGGACCAGGTATCCATATGGACCTCAAGCCCAAACACCAGGG tgGGTGGAGGAATCATTTACCGACTTCGTTAAGGGCATAAACTGGAGAAGCTATGTGGTTTGCGATGTGGCATATCACAACGTCAATAACTGGTTGTGGTCGCCGTTTATCGATCGTGGATCAGCAAACCGACTTTACATTGAGATTCAGTTCACAATACGCGATTGTTCTTTATTCCCAG gaaACGCCTTGTCATGCAAAGAAACATTTAGCTTACTTTTTTACGAGTTTGATGCGGCTACTCGAGAACCTCCTCCATGGCAAACAGACAGTTACAGGCTGATTGCTCGCATCGCGGCTGGCGAGGGGCGCTTCAATCAGAACTCTGATGTAGATATTAACACAGAGGTGAAAAGTATAGCCGTGAACAAAAAAGGCGTATATTTTGCTTTCAGAGATCAGGGCGCTTGTATTAGCGTTCTGGCAGTAAAAGTATATTATATTACGTGTCCTGCTGTTACCGAAAACTTTGCGCACTTTAACGAAACACCTACGGGAAGAGAAATTACTATAATTGAGAAACAAAATGGAACATGTGTCGAAAACGCAGAACCGTATGAGACGCCAACGTACTTATGTAAAGGTGATGGAAAATGGACAATTCTTACTGGTGGCTGTCGTTGCAAGGCTGGCTATGAGCCgaattacataaataaaacttgtACAG aATGTCCACTTGGGACATTTAAATCACCAGAGGTTACAAAATGTACTCCGTGTCCTCCCAATTCAAATGCTTCGAAAACTGGTTCACCTTTCTGTAAGTGTGTGTCTGGATACTATAGACATCCAAATGATGGTCGACATATGCCATGTTATAGTCCACCACCCGCGCCTACTAATCTCACGTTGTTGTTTGTTGATCAAACAAGTGCAATAATATCTTGGAGCGCACCGGCCAAAAATGAATCGCTCTCATCCGAAACTCAGTCTAAAATATACCACAGTGATATTGTGTACAAGATCAAGTGTAATATGTGCAGCCCAAATGTGGTATACAATCCCTCAACTGATACATttaacgaaacgaaaataacACTTACAAATCTGGAACCGGTAACGACATACACTGTGCAGATACACGCAATAAATAGCGTGTCTCATATTAACGAATTTAATAGGCACTCCAACGAGTCTTCCCTGGTGGCAGTCAATGacataatattttcaaatacatCTTTATTAAATATACCTTTGGATTTGAACGAAGTAAAGACCGGTCAAGCTGAAATCGTTTTTACAACTGAGTCGGTTTTGCTCTCgacagtttttaatttgcgtATATTGGCTATAACTAATAAGGATGCCGATCTAGAATGGGATAAACCTGTTCAAAGTGATTTTCCACTTGAATTTTATGAAGTTCGCTGGTTTCCAAAGGTCGAATTAGAtgctataaataaatcagCTTTGAACACAAAGGAAACCAAGGCACATATAGTAGGACTTTTAGAAAATACGGAGTATGGATTTCAAGTTCGTTGTAAAACGATTAATGGGTTTGGTTCTTATAGTAACATGATTTACGCCCAAACTCTTCAATCCGTTGGTTCAG TATATGACGATTCTGTGCAAATACGATTTATTGCTGGAGCCATCGTGACGGGAGTATTATTTCTAGTCATTTTTATTATAGCTACAGTATATTTCATGAGATCCAAGCATCAGGATGAACTTGATAAAAAATCTACTAATCATTTGCCATTACCACTTGACTACGCCAGCAACGAAG ttaattcTATGGATACTACTCCAATTGTTAAAACACTTCATTTAAACG TGACGACGCCTTTATTTGGAAATAGTAGAAGCTACGTAGATCCCCATACATATGAAGATCCTAATCAGGCTATAAGGGAATTTGCTCGAGAAATCGATGCAAACTACATTACAATAGAAGCTATTATCG GAGGTGGAGAATTTGGCGATGTATGTCGTGGTCGCTTAAAAATACCCCCAAACTTTGTACAGGACATTGATGTGGCAATAAAGACTTTAAAACCAG GATCTTCGGAAAAAGCGCGCTGTGATTTCTTGACAGAGGCTTCTATTATGGGACAGTTTGATCATCCAAACGTTATTTATCTACAGGGAGTAGTTACTCGGTCTAATCCAGTTATGATTATTACTGAGTACATGGAAAATGGCAGCTTAGACACATTTCTTCGGGTGAATGATGGAAAGTTTCAAACATTACAACTTATAGTTATGCTTCGGGGTATTGCCAGCGGGATGTCATATTTAAGTGATATGAATTATGTACACAGAGACTTGGCGGCACGTAATGTTCTTGTAAATGCccaattaatatgcaaaatcGCGGACTTCGGATTGTCacgtgaaattgaaaatgcaagtGATGCATACACGACTCGG ggCGGTAAAATTCCTGTACGTTGGACTGCGCCTGAAGCCATTGCTTTTAGAAAATTTACTTCAGCATCGGATGTTTGGTCGTATGGAGTAGTTCTATGGGAGGTCATGTCTTATGGCGAACGTCCATATTGGAACTGGTCAAATCAG GACGTAATAAAGAGTATTGAAAAGGGCTACCGTTTACCAGCTCCGATGGACTGTCCAGAAGCACTTTATCAGCTAATGTTGGATTGCTGGCAAAAGCAACGTACTCATCGCCCCACATTTGCAAGTATCGTTTCAACTCTTGACAATTTGGCACGACAACCACAGTCATTATTGACAACACGACCCTCACCAGAATCAGACGGTAATCATATTTTGGATGGACAGCGtggtcaaaatattttcataagcACCGACCTTTGGTTAGAGCACATTAAAATGTCTAGATACTGTCAACATTTTAAAGAGGCTAATTTAATAAATGCTCAACAG ATATCTAGGTTAACAGCTCAACAACTGTCGGACATGGGAATTACTTTAGTTGGACACCAAAAAAAGATTTTACATCAAGCCCGGCAACTCGACActataatataa